One window of the Chryseobacterium sp. CY350 genome contains the following:
- a CDS encoding low molecular weight protein-tyrosine-phosphatase, producing the protein MKILMVCLGNICRSPLAEGILRSKLPDSFVVDSAGTISMHEGETPDKRAVKTAANHHIDISKQKSRPIQMTDFDQFDKIYCMDLKNLEDVISLTRTEEQRQKVHLFLEEAGNHQNSEVPDPYWGNLDDFEKVYQLLDRASNKISHQLQQQVITNKIR; encoded by the coding sequence ATGAAAATACTGATGGTCTGTCTCGGCAATATATGCAGAAGTCCGCTTGCAGAAGGGATTTTAAGATCCAAACTTCCTGATAGTTTTGTGGTTGATTCTGCGGGTACAATCTCTATGCACGAAGGCGAAACTCCTGATAAAAGAGCCGTAAAAACTGCTGCAAATCATCATATTGATATCTCAAAGCAAAAATCGAGACCAATTCAAATGACAGATTTTGATCAATTTGATAAGATCTATTGTATGGATTTGAAAAATCTTGAAGACGTTATCTCGCTGACTAGAACTGAAGAGCAACGTCAAAAAGTTCATCTGTTCTTAGAAGAGGCCGGAAATCATCAGAATTCTGAAGTTCCAGATCCATATTGGGGAAATCTCGATGATTTTGAAAAAGTCTATCAATTGTTGGATCGTGCTAGCAACAAGATTTCGCATCAACTTCAACAACAGGTAATTACCAATAAAATAAGATAA
- a CDS encoding SAM-dependent methyltransferase: MLFLIPAYLSENTPITHFSPVIKDYIMQTDFFFVENEKTARKVIKFFAPDKKQSDLKLFLLDKYTENSDIKEAQDRMLNGQDFGLLSEAGLPCIADPGNLVVKWCHEKKIRVIPISGPSSIILALISSGFNGQEFSFNGYLPIEKGEKKKRIQYLESELQKTGYTQIFMETPYRNNALFEDLCKFLSPQTKLCIAANINDAEHEFIKTLSIKDWQKQKPELHKIPAVFVIGK, encoded by the coding sequence ATGCTTTTCTTAATTCCGGCTTATCTTTCAGAAAATACACCAATCACGCATTTTTCTCCTGTGATAAAAGATTATATCATGCAGACAGATTTTTTCTTTGTTGAGAATGAAAAGACGGCGAGAAAAGTTATTAAATTTTTCGCTCCTGATAAAAAGCAATCAGATTTAAAATTATTTCTTTTAGATAAGTATACAGAAAATTCTGACATTAAAGAAGCTCAAGACAGAATGCTGAATGGCCAGGATTTCGGATTATTATCAGAGGCAGGACTTCCTTGTATCGCAGATCCCGGAAATTTAGTGGTAAAATGGTGTCATGAGAAAAAAATACGAGTTATTCCTATTTCCGGGCCGTCATCGATCATCCTTGCTTTGATTTCCAGTGGTTTCAACGGGCAGGAATTTAGTTTTAACGGTTATCTTCCGATCGAAAAAGGCGAAAAGAAAAAGAGAATACAATATCTGGAAAGTGAACTTCAAAAGACAGGATACACCCAAATTTTTATGGAAACACCGTATCGAAACAATGCGCTTTTCGAAGATCTTTGTAAATTTTTATCTCCGCAAACAAAACTTTGTATTGCCGCAAACATTAATGATGCAGAGCATGAATTCATCAAAACTTTAAGCATCAAAGACTGGCAAAAACAGAAACCTGAACTTCATAAAATTCCTGCGGTATTTGTTATAGGGAAATAG
- a CDS encoding GxxExxY protein yields MLESVYQKILVYELEENGLTVRSELLLPVKYGNKLFDINFRIDILVEDKVIWN; encoded by the coding sequence TTGCTTGAATCTGTTTACCAGAAAATTTTAGTTTATGAATTAGAAGAAAACGGTCTTACAGTAAGATCAGAACTATTACTACCCGTTAAATATGGTAATAAATTATTTGATATAAATTTTAGGATTGATATTCTTGTGGAAGACAAGGTGATTTGGAATTAA
- a CDS encoding DUF2891 domain-containing protein: MKKCLFAFLFSSLIFAQQSPKLTNEMAVKLAEKPLHCINQEYPNKTAHIINTEGEVSLSPKDLHPSFYGCFDWHSSVHGHWMLLRLLKTKPDLSIAKDIENILDNSFKKENLQTEADYFSKYQLTTTFERTYGWAWLLKLDEELMTWNHPKAKIWHDNLKPLTDKILASWKTYLPKQTYPNRTGVHPNTAFAMVFALDWARAAKDKDFENQLTEKAKYFYLANTKTPAYLEPDGSDFFSPSLEIADLMRRILPQKEFVKWLDNFYEKRSLENIKKIPVVSDLSDYQTVHLVGLSFTKAWCMKGIAKSLPDNHPLKKEFQKTANVFLNNGLPLLFQGNYGGDHWLASFAVYALED, translated from the coding sequence ATGAAAAAATGTCTTTTTGCTTTTTTGTTTTCATCATTAATTTTCGCCCAACAATCTCCAAAACTGACCAATGAAATGGCAGTTAAGTTAGCAGAAAAACCTCTGCATTGCATCAATCAGGAATATCCGAATAAGACCGCACATATCATCAATACCGAAGGCGAAGTTTCTTTGAGTCCGAAAGATCTGCATCCTAGTTTTTATGGTTGTTTTGATTGGCATTCCTCCGTACATGGTCATTGGATGTTGTTGCGTTTGCTGAAGACCAAACCCGATTTGTCAATTGCTAAAGACATTGAGAATATCTTAGATAACTCATTTAAAAAAGAAAATTTACAGACTGAAGCAGATTACTTTTCAAAATATCAGCTCACAACAACTTTTGAAAGAACGTACGGCTGGGCTTGGTTGCTAAAGTTAGATGAAGAATTAATGACATGGAATCATCCGAAAGCTAAAATCTGGCATGATAATTTAAAACCTCTAACCGATAAAATTCTTGCTTCCTGGAAAACCTATTTGCCTAAACAGACTTATCCCAACCGAACCGGAGTTCATCCGAATACTGCATTTGCAATGGTTTTTGCATTGGATTGGGCAAGAGCTGCAAAAGATAAAGATTTCGAAAATCAATTAACTGAGAAAGCGAAATATTTTTATTTAGCCAATACGAAAACGCCTGCTTATCTAGAACCGGACGGTTCAGATTTTTTCTCGCCAAGTCTTGAAATTGCCGATTTAATGCGCAGAATTCTTCCCCAAAAAGAATTTGTAAAATGGCTAGATAATTTCTATGAAAAAAGAAGCTTAGAAAATATAAAGAAAATTCCGGTCGTCAGCGATTTGAGTGATTATCAAACGGTTCATCTCGTAGGATTGTCTTTCACAAAAGCGTGGTGTATGAAGGGAATTGCAAAATCACTTCCGGATAATCATCCTTTGAAAAAGGAATTTCAGAAAACGGCAAATGTTTTTTTGAACAACGGACTTCCATTATTATTCCAGGGAAATTACGGAGGAGATCATTGGTTGGCAAGTTTTGCGGTGTATGCTTTGGAAGATTAA
- a CDS encoding Mpo1 family 2-hydroxy fatty acid dioxygenase, with protein sequence MRKINLLFAEYAESHRNSTNKMIHWICVPLIFWTILGFISLIPSPHFCASYFGCMSLVSLIAVILVTLFYLRLSLLIGFIMIFAMLLMEHFAYAVNIHFGNKSWVVYLSVFVITWILQFVGHKIEGKKPSFLKDLQFLLIGPIWLLSFVLKKLGIRY encoded by the coding sequence ATGAGAAAGATCAATTTGCTTTTCGCAGAATACGCAGAAAGCCACAGAAACTCCACCAACAAGATGATCCACTGGATTTGTGTTCCTTTGATTTTCTGGACAATCTTAGGATTTATTTCTTTGATTCCGTCTCCACATTTCTGTGCATCTTACTTTGGATGTATGAGTCTGGTGAGTTTAATTGCAGTGATTCTAGTTACCTTATTTTATCTTAGACTATCTCTTTTGATTGGTTTCATCATGATTTTTGCTATGCTTTTAATGGAACATTTTGCATATGCTGTCAATATTCATTTCGGAAATAAATCGTGGGTGGTCTATCTCTCAGTTTTCGTAATTACATGGATTTTGCAATTTGTGGGACATAAAATTGAAGGCAAAAAACCGTCTTTTCTGAAAGATCTACAATTTCTTTTGATCGGACCGATCTGGTTGTTAAGTTTTGTTCTGAAGAAATTAGGGATTAGATATTGA